In Rahnella sikkimica, the following are encoded in one genomic region:
- the accC gene encoding acetyl-CoA carboxylase biotin carboxylase subunit, with translation MVDKIVIANRGEIALRILRACKEMGIKTVAVHSTADRDLKHVLLADETVCIGPAPSVKSYLNIPAIIAAAEITGAVAIHPGYGFLSENADFAEQVERSGFIFIGPKAETIRLMGDKVSAIHAMKAAGVPCVPGSDGPLGDDMDLNRGFAKRIGYPVIIKASGGGGGRGMRVVRSDKDLEQSINMTRAEAKAAFNNDMVYMEKYLENPRHVEIQVLADGQGNAVYLAERDCSMQRRHQKVVEEAPAPGITEELRRFIGERCSKACVDIGYRGAGTFEFLYENGEFFFIEMNTRIQVEHPVTEMITGVDLIKEQLRIASGQPLSIKQSDVHVKGHAVECRINAEDPNNFLPSPGKITRFHAPGGFGVRWESHIYAGYTVPPYYDSMIGKLITYGETREVAIARMKNALAELIIDGIKTNIELQMRIMDDENFQHGGTNIHYLEKKLGLQEK, from the coding sequence ATGGTAGATAAAATTGTTATCGCGAACCGCGGCGAGATTGCCCTGCGTATTTTGCGTGCCTGTAAAGAAATGGGCATCAAAACCGTTGCTGTGCACTCCACCGCTGACCGTGACCTGAAACACGTGCTGCTGGCAGATGAAACCGTCTGTATCGGTCCCGCACCTTCAGTAAAAAGCTATCTGAACATCCCTGCCATTATCGCGGCGGCGGAAATCACTGGCGCGGTGGCTATCCACCCTGGCTACGGTTTCCTGTCCGAGAATGCGGATTTCGCAGAGCAGGTTGAACGTTCTGGTTTTATCTTCATCGGCCCGAAAGCTGAAACTATCCGCCTGATGGGTGACAAAGTTTCTGCGATCCACGCGATGAAAGCGGCTGGCGTACCTTGCGTACCTGGCTCTGACGGCCCGTTGGGCGACGACATGGATTTAAACCGTGGCTTCGCTAAACGCATCGGCTATCCGGTCATCATCAAAGCCTCTGGCGGCGGCGGTGGTCGTGGTATGCGCGTTGTGCGCAGCGACAAAGATCTGGAACAGTCCATCAACATGACCCGTGCTGAAGCCAAAGCGGCTTTCAACAACGACATGGTTTACATGGAAAAATACCTGGAAAACCCACGTCACGTGGAAATTCAGGTACTGGCAGATGGTCAGGGCAACGCCGTTTATCTGGCTGAACGTGACTGCTCCATGCAGCGTCGTCACCAGAAAGTCGTGGAAGAAGCGCCAGCACCAGGCATTACGGAAGAACTGCGTCGTTTCATCGGCGAACGTTGTTCCAAAGCTTGTGTGGATATCGGCTACCGCGGTGCGGGTACTTTCGAGTTCCTGTACGAAAACGGTGAGTTCTTCTTCATCGAAATGAACACCCGTATCCAGGTTGAGCATCCGGTTACCGAGATGATCACCGGTGTGGATTTGATTAAAGAGCAGCTGCGCATTGCGTCCGGCCAACCTCTTTCAATCAAACAAAGCGACGTGCATGTCAAAGGCCATGCGGTGGAATGCCGTATTAACGCGGAAGACCCAAACAACTTCCTGCCAAGCCCGGGCAAAATCACCCGTTTCCACGCACCAGGCGGCTTCGGTGTTCGTTGGGAATCGCACATTTACGCGGGCTACACTGTGCCTCCGTACTACGATTCCATGATTGGTAAACTGATCACTTACGGCGAAACCCGTGAAGTGGCCATTGCCCGCATGAAAAATGCGCTGGCTGAGCTGATCATCGACGGCATCAAAACCAACATTGAACTGCAAATGCGTATTATGGACGACGAGAACTTCCAGCACGGTGGAACCAATATCCACTATCTGGAGAAAAAACTCGGTTTGCAGGAAAAATAA
- the csrD gene encoding RNase E specificity factor CsrD, with protein sequence MRFTTRLSALISMLVALAMLLMLLGVTFSFIYLNKQSTEQHLKALATTYDQSLLTHTPADAERWLPQAMRMLDITDIEVKLDNSTVYEYHERLDLHRSWDSVMPEYDTAVFPLMQNHAMSLRVSYIDPVSSYIRSLRSTFTIGIAIVAMLCMVLLSFRWLRQETAGVEKLEDRAVRILRGEREGLAGTVGEWPHSASSAIDLLLTDLNEAREQRSRVDTLIRAYAQQDSQTGLSNRLFFDNQLATQLEEAGAHGVLMMLRLPDFDMMREIHGQTVVEELRSAMVNLLSTFVMRHVDALLARYFHSDFAVLLPHRTLKDAEVMAAQLINALGVLPTSSLLDRDALMYIGITAYRFGQTPDQAMDMAEQATRHAAFQGSNSWFIYDKNVPEKGRGSVRWRTLLENTLARGGPRLYQKPAFGRDGKLDHREVQRRVFDGEHELLAAEFIPLVVQFGLSQSFDRVMLSQIIPLLNRWPDETLAFHLTVDSLLQRSFVRWLRDTLLQCERKQRNRILIELAEADLCQHTDRLRPAIRLLQGLGCRLAVSQAGLTVVSTSYLKTFPVERVKLHPGLVRDIDKRVENQLFVQSLLSACEGTQALVFAAGVRTKEEWTTLQKSGIHGAQGDFFAAPLPVEPVGKKYSHNCDV encoded by the coding sequence ATGCGATTTACTACCAGACTATCGGCACTCATTTCGATGTTAGTTGCGCTGGCAATGTTGTTAATGTTGCTCGGCGTGACGTTTAGTTTTATTTACCTCAATAAGCAAAGTACCGAACAGCATCTGAAGGCGCTGGCGACCACTTATGATCAGTCATTGCTGACGCATACACCGGCTGACGCCGAGCGCTGGTTACCGCAAGCTATGCGCATGCTGGACATCACCGATATCGAGGTAAAGCTCGATAATTCCACCGTTTATGAATACCACGAGCGTCTGGATCTGCACCGTTCGTGGGACAGCGTGATGCCGGAATATGACACAGCAGTTTTCCCGCTGATGCAAAACCACGCGATGTCGCTGCGCGTTTCTTATATCGATCCGGTCAGCAGCTATATCCGCTCCCTGCGCTCTACGTTCACTATCGGGATCGCCATCGTGGCGATGCTCTGCATGGTGTTACTCAGTTTCCGCTGGTTGCGTCAGGAAACCGCAGGCGTGGAAAAACTGGAAGATCGCGCGGTCAGGATATTGCGCGGTGAACGGGAAGGGCTGGCTGGCACCGTCGGCGAATGGCCGCATTCTGCCAGCAGTGCCATTGATCTCCTGTTAACCGATCTTAATGAAGCACGCGAACAGCGCAGCCGCGTCGATACGCTGATCCGCGCGTATGCGCAGCAGGACTCACAAACCGGGCTCAGCAACCGACTGTTTTTCGATAATCAGCTGGCGACGCAGCTTGAAGAAGCGGGTGCACATGGCGTCCTGATGATGCTGCGGTTACCGGATTTTGACATGATGCGCGAAATCCACGGGCAGACGGTGGTTGAAGAATTGCGGTCGGCGATGGTGAATCTGTTATCGACTTTCGTGATGCGTCATGTGGATGCGTTGCTGGCGCGGTACTTCCACAGCGATTTCGCCGTATTGCTTCCGCACCGCACGCTGAAAGATGCCGAAGTGATGGCCGCACAATTAATTAATGCGCTGGGCGTTTTGCCGACGTCTTCTCTCCTCGACCGCGACGCCCTGATGTACATCGGGATCACCGCGTACCGTTTCGGTCAGACGCCGGATCAGGCGATGGATATGGCCGAACAGGCGACGCGCCATGCGGCATTCCAGGGCAGCAACAGCTGGTTCATCTACGATAAAAATGTGCCTGAAAAAGGCCGTGGCAGCGTGCGCTGGCGGACCTTGCTGGAAAATACTCTGGCGCGCGGCGGCCCGCGTTTGTATCAGAAACCGGCCTTCGGCAGGGACGGAAAGCTCGATCATCGTGAGGTTCAGCGGCGCGTCTTTGACGGCGAACACGAACTGCTGGCGGCCGAATTTATTCCTCTTGTGGTGCAATTCGGGCTGTCTCAAAGCTTTGACCGGGTGATGTTAAGTCAGATTATTCCGTTACTTAACCGCTGGCCGGACGAAACGTTAGCATTTCACCTGACGGTTGATTCATTATTGCAGCGCTCATTTGTTCGCTGGCTGCGCGACACACTGCTTCAGTGCGAAAGAAAACAGCGAAACCGAATTTTGATTGAACTTGCTGAGGCAGATCTCTGTCAACATACCGACCGTCTGCGCCCTGCAATCCGGTTATTGCAAGGTTTGGGTTGTCGTCTGGCCGTTTCACAGGCCGGTCTGACAGTGGTCAGCACGTCGTATCTGAAAACTTTTCCGGTGGAAAGGGTTAAGCTTCACCCCGGATTGGTGCGTGATATAGATAAAAGAGTAGAGAATCAGCTCTTTGTCCAAAGTCTGCTCAGTGCATGTGAAGGGACTCAGGCGCTGGTTTTTGCCGCCGGTGTCCGGACAAAAGAAGAGTGGACCACGCTGCAGAAAAGCGGGATCCACGGCGCTCAGGGCGATTTTTTTGCCGCACCATTGCCTGTTGAACCGGTCGGTAAAAAATATTCACACAACTGCGATGTTTAA
- a CDS encoding YhdT family protein has protein sequence MITDKRFLQANREARWAFGLTIAYLLAWCFAAYIPDDKQGITGLPHWFEMACLLVPLVFILLSWLMVRVIYRDIPLEDQDAN, from the coding sequence ATGATCACTGATAAGCGTTTTCTGCAAGCAAACCGCGAAGCCCGCTGGGCCTTTGGGCTGACGATCGCCTATCTGCTGGCCTGGTGTTTTGCGGCCTATATTCCAGATGATAAACAAGGTATTACCGGGTTGCCGCACTGGTTCGAAATGGCCTGTCTGCTGGTGCCTCTGGTCTTTATTCTTTTGAGCTGGCTGATGGTTCGCGTGATTTACCGCGATATTCCGCTGGAGGATCAAGATGCAAATTGA
- a CDS encoding carbonic anhydrase, whose translation MKRALLSVVLAAFTFSTYASETPHWSYDGDEAPQNWSKLSPDFHLCEQGKMQSPIDIKDALKVHAHPLDVRYTLPPVNVVNNGHSVQVNVREGDFITLDGEKFVLQQFHFHAPSENTLNGKSFPMEAHFVHMDADGEIAVVAVMFETGAANPELEKIWQQMPEKTGETVTLKSNVALSALLPKDLTHYRYSGSLTTPPCTEGVRWLVIKQPQTLSEQQLEKFQHVLHHANNRPVQSLHGRVIVAE comes from the coding sequence ATGAAACGCGCATTACTGTCAGTTGTGCTGGCCGCTTTTACATTTTCGACTTACGCCAGCGAAACCCCGCACTGGTCTTACGATGGCGATGAAGCCCCGCAAAACTGGTCAAAGCTCAGCCCGGATTTTCATCTTTGCGAACAGGGAAAAATGCAGTCTCCCATCGATATCAAAGATGCATTGAAAGTGCATGCGCACCCGCTGGACGTCCGCTACACATTACCGCCGGTGAACGTGGTCAATAACGGTCACAGCGTGCAGGTCAATGTCCGGGAAGGTGATTTTATTACGCTGGATGGCGAGAAGTTTGTTCTTCAGCAATTCCATTTCCATGCACCCAGTGAAAATACCCTCAACGGTAAATCCTTCCCGATGGAAGCGCATTTTGTTCATATGGATGCCGACGGTGAAATTGCCGTGGTGGCGGTGATGTTTGAAACCGGAGCCGCCAATCCTGAGCTGGAAAAAATCTGGCAACAGATGCCGGAAAAAACGGGTGAGACCGTAACACTTAAAAGCAACGTCGCGCTGTCCGCATTGCTGCCAAAAGACCTGACGCATTACCGTTATAGCGGATCGCTGACCACGCCACCCTGTACTGAAGGTGTTCGCTGGCTGGTCATTAAACAGCCTCAGACGCTGTCTGAGCAGCAGTTGGAGAAATTCCAGCATGTCCTTCACCATGCAAATAACCGCCCCGTACAAAGCCTTCACGGCCGCGTGATCGTCGCGGAATAA
- the prmA gene encoding 50S ribosomal protein L11 methyltransferase, with the protein MPWIQLKINTTGDNAETLSDALIDSGAVSVTFQDTHDNPVFEPLPGETLLWGDTDAIGLYDAETDMEEVVAMLENEPLLGKGFVHKIEQLEDKDWEREWMDNFHPMQFGQRLWICPSWRDVPDPTAVNVMLDPGLAFGTGTHPTTAMCLQWLDSLDLTDKTVIDFGCGSGILAIAALKLGAKHVVGIDIDPQAIQASRDNAERNGVSERLSLYLPKDQPENLSADVVVANILAGPLRELAPLISVLPVAGGHLGLSGILASQAQSVVDAYHDKFELDAVAEKEEWCRITGVKKA; encoded by the coding sequence ATGCCTTGGATCCAACTGAAAATTAATACCACCGGTGATAACGCGGAAACGCTGAGCGACGCGCTTATCGACAGCGGTGCGGTGTCCGTCACCTTCCAGGATACGCACGACAATCCGGTGTTTGAGCCGCTGCCGGGCGAAACCCTGCTGTGGGGCGATACCGACGCCATCGGCCTTTACGACGCAGAAACCGACATGGAAGAAGTGGTCGCCATGCTGGAAAACGAACCGCTGCTGGGCAAAGGCTTCGTGCATAAAATCGAACAGCTCGAAGACAAAGACTGGGAACGCGAGTGGATGGACAACTTCCACCCGATGCAGTTTGGTCAGCGTCTGTGGATTTGCCCGAGCTGGCGCGATGTGCCGGACCCGACCGCAGTTAACGTGATGCTGGATCCGGGTCTGGCGTTCGGAACCGGGACGCACCCGACGACCGCGATGTGCCTGCAATGGCTCGACAGTCTGGATCTGACCGATAAAACCGTGATCGACTTCGGTTGTGGTTCCGGCATTCTGGCGATCGCCGCACTGAAATTAGGCGCTAAACACGTCGTCGGGATCGACATCGATCCGCAGGCGATTCAGGCCAGCCGTGATAACGCCGAACGTAATGGCGTTTCTGAGCGCCTGTCGCTGTATCTGCCAAAAGATCAGCCGGAGAACCTGTCTGCCGACGTCGTGGTCGCCAACATTCTGGCAGGCCCGCTGCGTGAACTGGCTCCGCTTATCAGCGTCCTGCCGGTTGCCGGTGGTCATCTGGGGCTGTCGGGCATTCTGGCCAGCCAGGCGCAAAGCGTGGTCGATGCTTATCATGATAAGTTCGAACTGGATGCGGTTGCCGAGAAAGAAGAATGGTGCCGTATTACGGGCGTTAAAAAAGCCTGA
- the dusB gene encoding tRNA dihydrouridine synthase DusB — protein sequence MRIGHIQLTNCLIAAPMAGITDRPFRALCHAMGAGMAVSEMLSSNPEVWRTDKSRLRMVHNDEPGIRAVQIAGCDPEDMAAAARINVESGAQIIDINMGCPAKKVNRKLAGSALLQYPDLVKQILTTVVNAVDVPVTLKIRTGWAPEHRNCVQIAQLAEDCGIQALTIHGRTRACLFNGEAEYDSIRTVKQSVSIPIIANGDITDPHKARAVLDYTGADALMIGRAAQGRPWIFREIQHYLDTGELLPPPPMGEVQRLLIGHVRELHDFYGQGKGFRIARKHVSWYLQEHAPNDQFRRSFNAIEDASEQLEALEAYFENLA from the coding sequence ATGCGCATCGGACACATCCAGCTTACAAATTGCCTGATTGCGGCCCCAATGGCCGGTATCACTGACCGACCATTTCGTGCCTTATGTCATGCGATGGGGGCTGGGATGGCAGTATCTGAAATGCTCTCCTCCAATCCGGAGGTGTGGCGTACGGATAAGTCACGTTTGCGCATGGTACATAACGATGAACCGGGGATCCGCGCCGTGCAAATTGCCGGTTGTGACCCCGAAGATATGGCGGCTGCTGCACGAATTAATGTGGAAAGCGGTGCGCAAATCATTGATATCAATATGGGCTGCCCGGCCAAGAAAGTGAACCGCAAACTGGCAGGATCTGCATTGTTGCAGTATCCGGATTTGGTCAAACAAATCCTCACTACCGTTGTGAATGCGGTAGATGTGCCGGTCACGTTGAAAATCCGTACTGGATGGGCACCGGAACACCGTAACTGTGTACAAATTGCCCAATTGGCTGAAGACTGTGGAATTCAGGCCCTGACTATTCATGGCCGAACCCGTGCCTGCCTCTTCAATGGAGAAGCAGAGTACGACAGTATTCGGACAGTTAAGCAGAGTGTTTCCATTCCGATTATCGCGAATGGCGACATAACTGACCCGCATAAAGCCAGGGCGGTACTCGACTACACCGGAGCTGATGCTCTGATGATAGGACGTGCCGCTCAGGGGAGACCCTGGATCTTCCGGGAAATCCAGCATTATCTGGACACAGGGGAGCTGTTACCTCCACCGCCTATGGGTGAGGTTCAGCGCTTGTTAATAGGGCACGTACGGGAATTGCACGACTTTTACGGTCAAGGCAAGGGATTCCGTATCGCCCGTAAGCACGTTTCCTGGTATCTCCAGGAGCATGCCCCAAATGACCAGTTTCGGCGCTCCTTCAACGCCATAGAGGATGCCAGCGAACAGCTGGAGGCGTTGGAAGCATATTTCGAAAATCTTGCGTAA
- the panF gene encoding sodium/pantothenate symporter: protein MQIEVLLPLIAYLLLVFGLSVYAYTRRQQGNFLTEYFLGNRSMGGFVLAMTLTATYISASSFIGGPGAAYKFGLGWVLLAMIQLPAVWLSLGVLGKKFAILARRYNAVTLNDMLFARYQSRLLVWLASLSLLVAFLGAMTVQFIGGARLLETAAGIPYDTGLLIFGISIALYTAFGGFRASVLNDAMQGLVMLLGTILLLFAVIHAAGGLHTAIDKLQQIDPKLVSVHGGDDVLSLPFMASFWILVCFGVIGLPHTAVRCISYKDSKAVHRGIVLGTIVVAVLMLGMHLAGALGRAVLPDLKIPDQVIPTLMITVLPPYAAGIFLAAPMAAIMSTINAQLLQSSATIVKDLYLGIKPEQLANERKLKRFSSWATFVLGLLVLLAAWRPPEMIIWLNLLAFGGLEAVFLWPLVLGLYWERANATGALSSMIVGAVCYTLLASIDLHIAGLHPIVPSLSLSLLAFYIGNKFGSPAGETALKPS, encoded by the coding sequence ATGCAAATTGAAGTTTTATTGCCGCTGATCGCCTATTTGCTGCTGGTTTTCGGCCTGTCGGTGTATGCGTATACCCGCCGTCAGCAGGGCAATTTCCTGACCGAATATTTCCTCGGTAACCGCTCTATGGGCGGTTTCGTTCTCGCGATGACCCTGACCGCCACTTACATCAGCGCCAGTTCCTTTATCGGCGGTCCCGGTGCGGCGTACAAATTTGGCCTCGGCTGGGTATTGCTGGCGATGATCCAGTTGCCCGCCGTGTGGCTGTCGCTGGGCGTTCTCGGTAAAAAATTCGCGATTCTGGCGCGCCGTTATAATGCGGTCACGCTCAACGATATGCTGTTCGCGCGCTATCAGAGCCGTCTGCTGGTCTGGCTGGCAAGCCTGAGCCTGCTGGTGGCGTTTCTGGGCGCGATGACCGTGCAGTTCATCGGCGGCGCACGTCTGCTGGAAACCGCAGCCGGAATTCCCTACGACACCGGCCTGCTGATTTTCGGCATCAGTATCGCGCTGTACACCGCATTTGGTGGCTTCCGCGCCAGCGTACTCAACGATGCCATGCAAGGTCTGGTGATGTTGCTGGGCACCATTTTGCTGCTGTTTGCCGTGATCCACGCCGCCGGTGGCCTGCATACTGCCATCGACAAACTGCAACAGATCGACCCGAAACTGGTTTCCGTTCACGGCGGAGATGACGTTCTCTCGCTGCCGTTCATGGCATCATTCTGGATTTTAGTGTGCTTTGGCGTTATCGGCCTGCCACATACTGCCGTTCGTTGTATCTCTTACAAGGACAGCAAAGCGGTGCATCGCGGGATTGTGCTCGGCACGATTGTGGTCGCAGTATTGATGCTCGGTATGCATCTGGCCGGTGCACTTGGACGCGCCGTTTTGCCGGATCTGAAAATTCCGGATCAGGTGATCCCGACGCTGATGATCACCGTGCTGCCGCCTTATGCTGCCGGGATTTTCCTCGCCGCACCGATGGCCGCCATTATGTCGACGATCAACGCGCAGCTTTTACAGTCGTCTGCGACTATCGTTAAAGACTTATACCTCGGCATCAAGCCGGAACAGCTGGCGAATGAGCGCAAGTTAAAACGCTTTTCGAGCTGGGCCACATTTGTGCTGGGTTTACTGGTTCTGCTGGCCGCCTGGCGTCCGCCGGAAATGATTATCTGGCTTAATCTGCTGGCCTTCGGCGGGCTGGAAGCCGTGTTCCTGTGGCCGCTGGTGCTCGGTTTATATTGGGAGCGTGCGAACGCGACAGGTGCGCTGAGCTCAATGATTGTTGGCGCGGTTTGTTATACCCTGCTCGCCAGTATCGACCTGCACATCGCCGGTCTGCATCCGATTGTGCCGTCGCTTTCGCTGAGTCTGCTGGCGTTTTATATCGGCAACAAATTTGGCTCACCGGCGGGCGAAACCGCACTGAAGCCGTCCTGA
- the msrQ gene encoding protein-methionine-sulfoxide reductase heme-binding subunit MsrQ, whose amino-acid sequence MRRLSPANITWLKVVIYLAAILPFFWLVLSVDQGWFSADPAKDIQHFTGRMTLKFLLVTLLVTPVARYGKQPLLIRTRRLLGLWCFAWGSLHLLSYSFLELGISNIRLLGSELISRPYLTLGIISWILLLALACTSTLWAQRKMGASWQKLHNFIYLIAVLAPIHYLWSVKVLSPQPIIYATLAVILLAFRYKKFRQWLR is encoded by the coding sequence ATGCGTCGTTTAAGCCCTGCAAATATCACCTGGCTGAAAGTAGTCATCTATCTTGCCGCCATTTTGCCGTTTTTCTGGCTCGTGCTTTCTGTCGATCAGGGCTGGTTCAGCGCCGATCCGGCGAAAGATATTCAGCATTTTACCGGCAGGATGACGCTGAAATTTTTGCTGGTGACGCTGCTGGTCACGCCCGTCGCGCGCTACGGCAAACAGCCGCTGCTGATCCGCACCCGCCGTTTGCTGGGGCTGTGGTGTTTTGCATGGGGATCGCTGCATCTGCTCAGTTATTCGTTTCTGGAGCTGGGCATCAGCAATATCCGCCTGCTCGGCAGTGAACTGATTTCACGCCCGTATCTCACGCTGGGGATTATCAGCTGGATATTGCTGCTGGCGCTGGCCTGCACCTCGACGCTGTGGGCACAGCGCAAAATGGGCGCATCCTGGCAAAAGTTGCATAACTTTATCTATCTGATCGCCGTTCTTGCGCCGATCCACTACCTTTGGTCGGTGAAAGTGTTGTCGCCACAACCGATCATTTACGCAACACTTGCCGTCATCTTGCTGGCTTTTCGCTACAAAAAATTCCGCCAGTGGCTGCGATAA
- the accB gene encoding acetyl-CoA carboxylase biotin carboxyl carrier protein has product MDIRKIKKLIELVEESGISELEISEGEESVRISRAAPVQAYPMMQQAYAMPAQPQPGLAAAVAPAAAPVEAAPAAISGHIVRSPMVGTFYRTPSPDAKAFIEVGQKVTAGDTLCIVEAMKMMNQIEADKSGVVKAILVESGQPVEFDEPLVVIE; this is encoded by the coding sequence ATGGATATTCGTAAAATTAAAAAACTGATCGAACTGGTTGAAGAATCAGGTATTTCTGAACTGGAAATTTCTGAAGGTGAAGAGTCAGTTCGTATCAGCCGTGCTGCACCTGTGCAGGCTTATCCTATGATGCAACAGGCTTACGCAATGCCTGCACAACCACAGCCAGGTCTGGCTGCTGCGGTTGCGCCAGCTGCTGCGCCTGTAGAAGCGGCTCCAGCTGCAATCAGTGGTCACATCGTTCGCTCTCCAATGGTGGGTACGTTCTACCGCACGCCAAGCCCTGACGCAAAAGCCTTCATCGAAGTGGGTCAGAAAGTCACCGCGGGCGATACCCTGTGTATCGTTGAAGCGATGAAAATGATGAACCAAATCGAAGCAGACAAATCCGGTGTTGTTAAAGCAATTCTGGTAGAAAGCGGCCAACCGGTTGAATTCGACGAGCCGCTGGTCGTCATCGAATAA
- the msrP gene encoding protein-methionine-sulfoxide reductase catalytic subunit MsrP: protein MSKFRKLTEADVTPEDIFQDRRKVLQALGISAAALAIPASAQADILSWFKGHDRPPAPAGKPLDFTKPAAYQNSLALTPEDKVQGYNNFYEFGLDKADPAANAGQLVTSPWTIKIEGEVAKPLTLDMDDIMKRFPLEERIYRMRCVEAWSMVVPWVGFPLSSLLKLAEPTSNARYVAFTTLYDPAHMPGQKDRFIGGGLDYPYVEGLRIDEAMHPLTMLTVGVYGKALPPQNGAPVRLTVPWKYGFKGIKSIVSIKFTHDEPPTTWNQIANNEYGFYANVNPHVDHPRWSQATERFIGSGGLLDVQRQPTLLFNGYAEQVASLYHGMDLRKFY from the coding sequence ATGTCCAAATTTCGCAAACTGACGGAAGCCGATGTCACCCCCGAGGATATCTTTCAGGATCGCCGTAAAGTTCTGCAGGCGCTGGGGATCAGCGCCGCCGCGCTGGCAATCCCGGCAAGTGCACAGGCAGATATCCTTTCCTGGTTCAAAGGTCATGACCGCCCGCCAGCCCCTGCGGGCAAACCGCTGGATTTCACCAAACCCGCTGCCTATCAGAATTCACTGGCGTTAACGCCGGAAGATAAAGTGCAAGGCTACAACAACTTCTACGAATTCGGGCTGGATAAAGCCGACCCGGCCGCCAATGCAGGCCAACTGGTGACATCGCCCTGGACGATAAAAATCGAGGGTGAAGTCGCTAAACCGCTCACCCTAGATATGGACGACATCATGAAACGCTTCCCGCTGGAGGAGCGAATCTACCGCATGCGCTGCGTGGAAGCCTGGTCAATGGTGGTGCCGTGGGTCGGATTCCCGCTGAGTTCCCTGCTTAAACTGGCCGAACCGACCAGCAATGCGCGCTATGTCGCGTTCACCACCCTTTATGATCCGGCGCATATGCCGGGGCAAAAAGACCGGTTTATCGGCGGCGGGCTGGATTATCCGTATGTCGAAGGATTACGTATAGATGAAGCGATGCATCCGCTGACGATGCTGACCGTCGGCGTTTACGGTAAAGCATTGCCACCGCAAAACGGTGCGCCTGTTCGCCTGACGGTGCCGTGGAAATACGGTTTCAAGGGGATTAAGTCGATCGTGAGCATCAAATTCACCCACGACGAACCGCCAACGACCTGGAACCAGATTGCGAACAATGAATACGGTTTTTACGCCAACGTGAATCCGCATGTTGATCATCCGCGCTGGTCGCAGGCCACGGAACGGTTTATCGGTTCAGGCGGATTGCTCGACGTTCAGCGCCAGCCAACGTTGCTCTTCAACGGCTATGCCGAACAGGTGGCATCGCTGTATCACGGGATGGATTTACGGAAGTTCTATTAA
- the aroQ gene encoding type II 3-dehydroquinate dehydratase → MAHKFDILLLNGPNLNLLGTREPETYGHTTLNDIVKGLEVQAAAADVALSHLQSNAEHVLIERIHQARGNVDFILINPAAFTHTSVALRDALLGVSIPFIEIHLSNVHAREAFRHHSYLSDIAVGVICGLGADGYHFALQAAVNRLSKTH, encoded by the coding sequence ATGGCGCATAAGTTTGACATTTTGCTTCTTAACGGTCCTAACCTGAATTTGTTAGGCACCCGTGAGCCTGAAACGTACGGACACACCACGCTCAACGATATTGTTAAAGGTTTGGAAGTTCAGGCTGCTGCCGCTGATGTGGCACTGAGCCATCTGCAATCGAACGCAGAACATGTCCTGATTGAACGCATTCATCAGGCACGCGGAAATGTCGATTTTATCTTGATCAATCCCGCGGCCTTTACCCATACCAGCGTGGCGCTGCGCGATGCATTACTGGGGGTGTCGATTCCGTTTATCGAGATCCATCTGTCGAATGTACATGCCCGTGAAGCGTTCCGGCATCATTCCTATCTTTCCGACATCGCAGTGGGCGTTATTTGCGGACTTGGCGCAGATGGCTACCACTTTGCATTACAGGCAGCGGTTAACCGCTTGTCAAAAACCCACTAA